The Dokdonella koreensis DS-123 genome has a segment encoding these proteins:
- a CDS encoding pilus assembly protein PilP has translation MSRLDSTTRLFALAALAAALGGCAGGQGDLDQWIAQEKAKKGAPLDPLPVIKTFETFEYKAQDQRDPFGASRQEQEELAAADTGPRPDQNRPKEELERYPLDGLKMMGTLGSGATMEGLVKDPDGIIHRVRPGSYLGQNYGRITAMSEGQIDLVELVPNGVGGWMERQASMALTDTK, from the coding sequence ATGAGCCGCCTCGACAGCACGACGCGCCTGTTCGCGCTTGCCGCGCTGGCGGCCGCCCTCGGCGGCTGCGCCGGAGGGCAGGGCGACCTGGACCAGTGGATCGCGCAGGAAAAGGCCAAGAAGGGCGCGCCGCTCGATCCGTTGCCCGTCATCAAGACGTTCGAGACATTCGAGTACAAGGCCCAGGACCAGCGCGACCCGTTCGGTGCCAGCCGGCAGGAGCAGGAAGAGCTGGCGGCGGCCGACACCGGGCCGCGGCCGGACCAGAACCGGCCCAAGGAAGAGCTCGAGCGCTACCCGCTGGATGGCCTGAAGATGATGGGGACGCTGGGTTCCGGCGCGACGATGGAAGGCCTCGTGAAGGACCCGGACGGCATCATTCACCGCGTCCGGCCCGGCAGCTATCTGGGGCAGAACTACGGACGCATCACGGCGATGAGCGAGGGCCAGATCGATCTTGTCGAGCTGGTGCCGAACGGCGTTGGCGGATGGATGGAACGCCAGGCATCGATGGCGCTGACCGATACGAAGTGA
- a CDS encoding type 4a pilus biogenesis protein PilO codes for MSIIDDIRNLDTNNVGGWPKPVKTLFAVLLIALIVLGGWWFLIRPQQEDLERLASKEVTLKADFAKKQSRVVNLPALRKQLEDMNEILRQMLRQLPSKTDMPDLLVDISQTALAAGIETELFEPGGEKILPEDFYAEKPIRLKMIGSYHQFGTFISGVASLPRVVILTLHDVSLKPAERSAGQPARPGNQLVLEGTVKTYRYVDDDEAAAISQAEAAKAAAAGGRKPPPPKAAPKPAGGK; via the coding sequence ATGAGCATCATCGACGACATCCGCAACCTCGACACCAACAACGTCGGCGGCTGGCCCAAGCCGGTCAAGACGCTGTTCGCCGTGCTGCTGATCGCGCTGATCGTGCTCGGTGGCTGGTGGTTCCTGATCCGCCCGCAACAGGAGGACCTCGAACGGCTGGCCAGCAAGGAGGTCACGCTGAAGGCGGACTTCGCCAAGAAGCAGTCCCGCGTGGTCAACCTGCCGGCCCTGCGCAAGCAGCTCGAGGACATGAACGAGATCCTGCGGCAGATGCTGCGCCAGCTGCCGAGCAAGACCGACATGCCCGACCTCCTGGTCGACATCTCACAGACGGCGCTGGCGGCCGGCATCGAGACCGAGCTGTTCGAGCCGGGCGGCGAGAAGATCCTGCCCGAGGACTTCTACGCCGAGAAGCCGATCCGGCTGAAGATGATCGGTTCGTACCACCAGTTCGGCACGTTCATCAGCGGCGTCGCCTCGCTGCCGCGCGTGGTCATCCTGACGCTCCACGACGTCTCGCTGAAGCCGGCGGAGCGATCGGCCGGCCAGCCGGCACGGCCGGGCAACCAACTGGTGCTCGAAGGCACCGTCAAGACCTATCGCTACGTCGACGACGACGAAGCGGCCGCGATCAGCCAGGCCGAGGCCGCCAAGGCCGCCGCTGCCGGCGGTCGCAAGCCGCCGCCGCCGAAGGCCGCGCCCAAGCCCGCGGGGGGGAAGTGA
- a CDS encoding PilN domain-containing protein — MARINLLPWRSERRKQREREFYALLGFTALAGALAVLLWFLMMGARIDNQNARNSRLQTEIKKLDEQIKEIEELDRTRSRLLTRKNAIEQLQANRSQMVHLFDEIVKTIPDGTRLTGLKQSGDMLTLEGNAESNARVASYMRNIDKSPWMGRSDLKKIENKAGTKEIVDVRLPNVFSLNVKLLKAGDQKPEGQDGAAPAEGAAPAADAAAAAQPKADLGTQLENAAGQLVEAKKAAAEPVPAAAPKAAGKEGGQ, encoded by the coding sequence ATGGCAAGAATCAATCTCCTCCCCTGGCGCAGCGAACGGCGCAAGCAGCGCGAGCGCGAGTTCTACGCGCTGCTCGGTTTCACTGCCCTCGCCGGCGCGCTGGCGGTGCTGCTGTGGTTCCTGATGATGGGAGCCCGGATCGACAACCAGAATGCGCGCAACAGCCGCCTGCAGACCGAGATCAAGAAGCTCGACGAGCAGATTAAGGAGATCGAGGAGCTGGACCGCACGCGGTCGCGGCTGCTGACGCGCAAGAACGCGATCGAGCAGCTGCAGGCCAACCGCTCGCAGATGGTCCACCTGTTCGACGAGATCGTTAAGACGATTCCCGACGGCACCCGCCTGACCGGCCTCAAACAGTCCGGCGACATGCTCACGCTCGAAGGCAACGCCGAATCGAACGCCCGCGTCGCCAGCTACATGCGCAACATCGACAAGTCGCCGTGGATGGGGCGCAGCGACCTCAAGAAGATCGAGAACAAGGCCGGGACGAAGGAGATCGTCGACGTCCGCCTGCCGAACGTGTTCTCGCTGAACGTCAAGCTGCTCAAGGCTGGCGACCAGAAGCCCGAGGGCCAGGACGGCGCCGCGCCGGCCGAAGGCGCGGCACCCGCCGCCGATGCCGCGGCCGCTGCACAGCCCAAGGCCGACCTGGGAACCCAGCTCGAGAACGCCGCCGGCCAGCTGGTCGAGGCCAAGAAGGCAGCCGCGGAGCCGGTACCGGCCGCAGCGCCCAAGGCAGCCGGCAAGGAGGGCGGGCAATGA
- a CDS encoding pilus assembly protein PilM: MGLFTAKTPALIGVDISSTAVKLLQLGQVGGRYRVEHYAVEPLPPNAVVEKNIVEVEAVGEALRRALNRSGAKTRSAAAAVAGSAVITKIIPMPADLSEDDMEAQIQVEANQYIPYPIEEVSLDFEVVGPVKDNPDMVNVLLAASRTENVDLRVAALDLGGLSARVMDVEAFAMENAYRLITDQLSVSKDAVVAVVDVGATMTTLIVLRNQRTIYSREQVFGGKQLTDEVMRRYGLSYEEAGLAKRQGGLPESYEVEVLEPFKEAMVQQISRLLQFFFAGSEYSRVDQVVLAGGCASIAGVSDLIEEQLGVPCVVANPLSNMALSNRVQAQALAQDAPALMIACGLALRSFD, encoded by the coding sequence GTGGGCTTGTTCACTGCGAAAACACCGGCCCTGATCGGTGTGGACATCAGTTCGACCGCGGTCAAGTTGCTACAGCTGGGGCAGGTTGGGGGACGTTATCGCGTAGAGCACTACGCGGTCGAGCCGCTGCCGCCCAACGCCGTCGTCGAAAAGAACATCGTCGAGGTCGAGGCGGTCGGGGAAGCCCTGCGCCGCGCGCTGAACCGTTCAGGCGCCAAGACGCGCAGCGCGGCGGCCGCCGTCGCGGGGTCCGCGGTGATCACCAAGATCATCCCGATGCCGGCCGACCTCAGCGAAGACGACATGGAAGCGCAGATCCAGGTCGAGGCCAACCAGTACATTCCGTACCCGATCGAGGAGGTCAGCCTCGATTTCGAGGTGGTCGGCCCGGTCAAGGACAACCCGGACATGGTCAATGTCCTGCTGGCCGCCTCGCGGACCGAGAACGTCGACCTGCGCGTGGCCGCGCTCGACCTCGGCGGCCTGAGCGCCCGGGTGATGGACGTGGAGGCGTTCGCGATGGAGAACGCCTATCGCCTGATCACCGACCAGCTCTCCGTATCCAAGGATGCCGTGGTCGCCGTCGTCGACGTCGGCGCGACGATGACGACCCTGATCGTGCTGCGCAACCAGCGCACGATCTATTCGCGCGAGCAGGTCTTCGGCGGCAAGCAGCTGACCGACGAGGTCATGCGCCGCTACGGCCTTTCCTATGAGGAAGCGGGCCTCGCCAAGCGCCAGGGCGGCCTGCCCGAGTCCTACGAGGTCGAGGTGCTGGAACCGTTCAAGGAGGCGATGGTCCAGCAGATCAGCCGCCTGCTGCAGTTCTTCTTCGCCGGCAGCGAGTACAGCCGCGTCGACCAGGTGGTGCTGGCCGGGGGATGCGCGTCGATCGCCGGCGTCTCGGACCTGATCGAGGAACAGCTCGGCGTGCCGTGCGTGGTCGCCAACCCGTTGTCGAACATGGCGCTGTCCAACCGGGTCCAGGCGCAGGCGCTGGCCCAGGACGCGCCGGCCCTGATGATCGCTTGCGGCCTCGCCCTGAGGAGCTTCGACTGA
- a CDS encoding penicillin-binding protein 1A, translating into MKILYRLLRYGIYLALTGALFGALAIGVTYWLIAPRLPSVDTLRDVRLQVPLRVYSADGRLIATFGETRRIPARIEEVPDRLKQAFVAAEDADFYRHRGIDFGGISRAVWLMVTTGSKHVPGGSTITQQVARNFFLSSEVSFTRKISEMFLAIRIENTLEKDEILGLYLNKSFFGNRAYGVAAAAEFYYGKTLDQLSLAECAMLASIPKFPSTGNPIANRPRALIRRTYVLQRMLENRFIDQAAFAAADKEPDLSYPHEPPIELEAPYLAEMVRLQAIEQLGNDALTGGYSVHTTLKSQAQEAANRGLHDSLFAYDRRHGWRGAEAHVELEPGAGKTEWDQHLIGYRAIAGLTPGLVTAADATHATVYLGKDETATLDLEAVAWARPYINENSRGAAPKRVDTVVTAGDIVRLAPDDEKGWALSQLPKAQGALVALDPGDGAILALTGGLSFQRSKFNRATQSARQPGSSFKPFIYSAAFEHGFTPASVVNDAPLVFPDPSRPNGLWAPKNDDDSFRGPVRLREALTRSINLVSVRLLDAIGVRYAREYFTRFGFNLSQLPENLSMALGTAAVAPLDMARGYAVFANGGFLIDPYFVREIVDRDGVVVYRANPALACADCPDTGAGTAATAAVPAPAPAAALAAIGSAHAAPAPVATVEPRYAPRTIDVRNSYLITSMMRDVIRRGTGSAAMSLKRQDLAGKTGTTNEHRDAWFAGFNAKVVAAAWTGFDDFSSLGRGEFGARVALPVWMDFMRAALQEVPEQPFDMPAGVVTVRVDRASGALASAADPDAILEVLRSEDVSRLATQIRPVEENADRQREAYDVF; encoded by the coding sequence ATGAAAATCCTTTATCGTCTGCTCCGTTACGGCATCTACCTCGCGTTGACTGGAGCCTTGTTCGGGGCCCTGGCGATCGGCGTGACCTATTGGCTGATCGCCCCGCGCCTCCCGTCGGTGGACACCCTGCGTGACGTCCGCCTGCAGGTGCCGCTGCGCGTCTACTCGGCCGACGGCCGCCTGATCGCGACCTTCGGCGAGACGCGCCGGATCCCGGCGCGGATCGAGGAGGTGCCCGACCGCCTCAAGCAGGCCTTCGTGGCGGCCGAGGATGCCGACTTCTACCGGCACCGCGGCATCGACTTCGGCGGCATCTCCCGTGCCGTCTGGCTGATGGTGACCACCGGCAGCAAGCACGTGCCGGGCGGCAGCACGATCACCCAGCAGGTGGCGCGCAACTTCTTCCTGAGCTCGGAAGTCAGCTTCACGCGCAAGATATCGGAGATGTTCCTGGCGATCCGGATCGAGAACACGCTCGAGAAGGACGAGATCCTCGGCCTCTATCTCAACAAGAGTTTCTTCGGCAATCGCGCCTACGGCGTCGCCGCGGCGGCCGAGTTCTACTACGGCAAGACGCTCGACCAGCTGAGCCTGGCCGAATGCGCGATGCTGGCCTCGATCCCCAAGTTCCCGTCCACCGGCAATCCGATCGCCAACCGGCCGCGCGCGCTGATCCGGCGCACCTACGTGCTGCAGCGGATGCTGGAGAACCGCTTCATCGACCAGGCCGCGTTCGCGGCCGCGGACAAGGAACCGGACCTGTCCTACCCGCACGAGCCGCCGATCGAGCTGGAAGCGCCGTACCTGGCCGAAATGGTGCGCCTGCAGGCGATCGAGCAGCTCGGCAACGACGCCCTGACCGGCGGCTACAGCGTCCACACCACGCTGAAGTCGCAGGCGCAGGAGGCCGCCAACCGCGGGCTGCACGACTCGCTGTTCGCCTACGACCGCCGCCACGGCTGGCGGGGTGCCGAGGCGCACGTCGAGCTGGAACCGGGCGCGGGCAAGACCGAATGGGACCAGCACCTGATCGGCTACCGCGCCATCGCCGGCCTCACCCCCGGCCTCGTCACGGCCGCCGACGCCACGCACGCCACCGTCTACCTCGGCAAGGACGAGACCGCGACCCTCGATCTCGAAGCGGTGGCCTGGGCCCGCCCCTACATCAACGAGAACAGCCGCGGCGCCGCCCCCAAGCGCGTCGATACGGTCGTCACGGCCGGCGACATCGTGCGGCTGGCGCCCGACGACGAGAAAGGCTGGGCGCTCTCGCAGTTGCCCAAGGCGCAAGGCGCGCTGGTCGCGCTCGATCCGGGCGACGGCGCGATCCTGGCGCTGACCGGCGGGCTGAGCTTCCAGCGCAGCAAGTTCAACCGTGCCACGCAAAGCGCACGCCAGCCCGGCTCGAGCTTCAAGCCGTTCATCTATTCGGCGGCGTTCGAGCACGGATTCACGCCGGCCTCGGTCGTCAACGACGCGCCGCTGGTCTTCCCCGACCCCTCGCGCCCGAACGGCCTGTGGGCGCCGAAGAACGACGACGACAGCTTCCGCGGACCGGTGCGCCTGCGCGAGGCGCTCACGCGCTCGATCAACCTGGTCTCGGTGCGGCTGCTCGACGCGATCGGCGTCCGCTACGCGCGCGAGTACTTCACCCGCTTCGGCTTCAACCTCTCGCAGCTGCCGGAGAACCTGTCGATGGCGCTCGGCACCGCCGCCGTCGCGCCGCTCGACATGGCGCGCGGCTATGCGGTCTTCGCCAACGGCGGCTTCCTGATCGATCCCTACTTCGTCCGCGAGATCGTCGACCGCGACGGCGTGGTCGTCTATCGCGCCAATCCGGCGCTGGCCTGCGCCGACTGCCCGGACACGGGCGCCGGTACGGCGGCGACGGCAGCCGTGCCGGCGCCGGCACCGGCGGCAGCCCTGGCCGCCATCGGCAGCGCGCACGCGGCGCCGGCCCCGGTCGCGACGGTCGAGCCGCGCTATGCGCCGCGCACGATCGACGTCCGCAACAGCTACCTGATCACCTCGATGATGCGCGACGTGATCCGCCGCGGCACCGGCTCGGCCGCGATGTCGCTCAAGCGCCAGGACCTGGCCGGCAAGACCGGCACCACCAACGAGCACCGCGACGCCTGGTTCGCCGGCTTCAACGCCAAGGTGGTCGCCGCCGCCTGGACCGGGTTCGACGACTTCAGCTCGCTCGGACGCGGCGAATTCGGTGCGAGGGTGGCGCTGCCGGTCTGGATGGACTTCATGCGGGCCGCCCTGCAGGAGGTTCCCGAGCAGCCGTTCGACATGCCGGCCGGGGTCGTCACCGTCCGCGTGGACCGCGCCTCGGGCGCGCTGGCGTCGGCAGCCGATCCGGATGCGATCCTCGAAGTGCTGCGCAGCGAGGACGTCTCGCGCCTGGCCACCCAGATACGGCCGGTCGAGGAGAACGCCGACCGGCAGCGCGAGGCCTACGACGTCTTCTAG
- a CDS encoding PQQ-dependent sugar dehydrogenase translates to MTSRSFAALALALSPALAFAQTYPAGFRQSHPLTGLSAPTQARFAHDGRIYVAEKSGRILVFDNLLDTTAERVTDLGPDVHDYHDRGLLGMDLDPHFPERPYLYVLYTHNGGLFDDAPPRWPATNCPTPPGATTQGGGCVVSGRLARLTVENGKVVATTLLVEDWYQQFPSHSIGSVRFGADGYLYAGGGDGASYNWGDWGQHGNPAWPDRRSPANQGGALRAQGMEVAEQYTDRLWLNGTIIRIDPATGAAAPGNPAAAPRGVDAQAARIVAYGLRNPFRFTIRPGTSEIWIGDVGANTWEEINVIPAVGADAQLYNFGWPCFEGRLHNGLYAGRSLCTALYADGDSGGRTPVSPPWYTYAHTGSNAISGLAFYTGTRYPADYAGALFFADYNANRIRVIKDTDGDGLPDAPADGTAALFADGGSSLAVDLLTGPGGDLFFVNVGEGRLTRVAYHADPEQPNLAPAAAIALDAGQTYDGAPRTIAFTAANSVDADAKDTLTFAWDLDDDGAFDDGSAATASAAFTSIGDAVVRVRVDDGHGGIDIAQMTVRVRDPLIFADGFEPAPR, encoded by the coding sequence ATGACGTCCCGATCGTTCGCCGCCCTCGCACTGGCGCTGTCGCCGGCGCTCGCCTTCGCCCAGACCTACCCGGCCGGTTTCCGGCAGAGCCATCCGTTGACCGGCCTGAGCGCGCCGACCCAGGCACGCTTCGCGCACGACGGGCGCATCTACGTGGCGGAGAAGAGCGGCCGGATCCTGGTCTTCGACAACCTGCTCGACACCACGGCCGAGCGCGTCACCGACCTGGGTCCGGACGTGCACGACTACCACGACCGCGGCCTGCTCGGCATGGACCTGGACCCGCACTTCCCGGAGCGCCCGTACCTGTACGTGCTCTACACGCACAACGGCGGCCTGTTCGACGACGCGCCGCCACGCTGGCCGGCCACGAACTGCCCGACCCCGCCGGGCGCGACCACGCAAGGCGGCGGCTGCGTCGTGTCCGGCCGCCTCGCCCGCCTGACCGTGGAGAACGGCAAGGTGGTCGCGACCACGCTGCTGGTCGAGGACTGGTACCAGCAGTTCCCCAGCCACTCGATCGGCAGCGTGCGCTTCGGCGCCGACGGCTATCTCTATGCCGGCGGCGGCGACGGCGCCAGCTACAACTGGGGTGACTGGGGCCAGCACGGCAATCCGGCCTGGCCCGACCGGCGCTCGCCGGCCAATCAGGGGGGCGCCCTGCGCGCGCAGGGCATGGAGGTCGCCGAGCAGTACACGGACCGGCTCTGGCTCAACGGCACGATCATCCGCATCGACCCGGCCACCGGTGCCGCGGCGCCGGGCAACCCCGCTGCCGCGCCGCGCGGCGTCGATGCCCAGGCCGCGCGCATCGTCGCCTACGGCCTGCGCAATCCGTTCCGTTTCACGATCCGCCCCGGTACCAGCGAGATCTGGATCGGCGACGTCGGCGCCAACACCTGGGAAGAGATCAACGTCATCCCCGCGGTCGGCGCGGACGCGCAGCTGTACAACTTCGGCTGGCCCTGCTTCGAGGGCCGCCTGCACAACGGCCTCTATGCCGGACGTTCGCTGTGCACCGCGCTCTATGCCGACGGCGACAGCGGCGGGCGCACGCCGGTCTCGCCACCGTGGTACACCTACGCACACACCGGCAGCAACGCGATCAGCGGGCTGGCGTTCTACACCGGCACGCGCTATCCGGCCGACTACGCCGGCGCGCTGTTCTTCGCCGACTACAACGCCAACCGCATCCGCGTCATCAAGGACACCGACGGCGACGGCCTGCCGGACGCCCCGGCCGACGGCACCGCCGCCCTCTTCGCCGACGGCGGCAGCAGCCTGGCGGTCGACCTGCTGACCGGTCCGGGCGGCGACCTGTTCTTCGTCAACGTCGGCGAGGGCCGGCTGACGCGCGTCGCCTACCATGCCGACCCGGAGCAGCCCAATCTCGCGCCGGCAGCGGCGATCGCGCTCGACGCCGGCCAGACCTACGACGGCGCTCCGCGCACGATCGCGTTCACGGCGGCCAACAGCGTCGACGCGGACGCCAAGGACACGCTGACCTTCGCCTGGGACCTGGACGACGACGGCGCGTTCGACGACGGCAGCGCGGCCACCGCCAGCGCTGCGTTCACCAGCATCGGAGACGCTGTCGTGCGGGTGCGCGTCGACGATGGCCATGGCGGCATCGACATCGCGCAGATGACCGTCCGCGTGCGGGACCCGCTGATCTTCGCCGACGGCTTCGAGCCAGCGCCGCGCTGA
- a CDS encoding NupC/NupG family nucleoside CNT transporter translates to MLAALGHIGFGLFGLSVLIAIAWLFSANRRAVSWRLVATGVILQIVFAALVLKVPLGREVFRTIATGFVSLLDFVRVGSEFIFGGFMDVSKFGFVFAVQVLPTIIFFAALTGVLYHLGVMQLIVKGMAWLITKVMNVSGAETTSVCASVFIGQTEAPLTIKPYIERMTSSELMTVMIGGMAHIAGSVMAAYVGLLGGEDKDQQLFFATHLLTASIMAAPATLMIAKILMPETQEPLTRGTVKLDVEKTTANVIDAAATGAADGLRLALNVGAMLLAFIALIALLNAPFQWLGAHGWGDGGSINAWLTAQAGREVELSLQTLFGWILAPLAWLIGVPWQDATLVGSFIGQKVVINEFVAYVDMARHLPEMTEQGRLVATYALCGFANFSSIAIQIGGIGGLAPNRRTDLARFGLKAVLGGSLATFMTATIAGVLSHL, encoded by the coding sequence ATGCTCGCAGCCTTGGGCCATATCGGTTTCGGCCTGTTCGGCCTGTCCGTTCTCATCGCCATCGCCTGGCTGTTCTCGGCCAACCGGCGCGCGGTGAGCTGGCGGCTGGTGGCCACCGGCGTGATCCTGCAGATCGTGTTCGCCGCCCTGGTGCTGAAGGTGCCGCTCGGGCGCGAGGTGTTCCGGACGATCGCGACCGGCTTCGTCAGCCTGCTCGACTTCGTCCGGGTCGGCTCGGAGTTCATCTTCGGCGGCTTCATGGACGTGTCGAAGTTCGGCTTCGTCTTCGCGGTCCAGGTGCTGCCGACCATCATCTTCTTCGCGGCGCTGACCGGGGTGCTGTATCACCTCGGCGTGATGCAGCTGATCGTCAAGGGCATGGCCTGGCTGATCACCAAGGTCATGAACGTCTCCGGCGCCGAGACCACCAGCGTCTGCGCCAGCGTCTTCATCGGCCAGACCGAGGCGCCGCTGACGATCAAGCCGTACATCGAGCGGATGACCTCATCGGAGCTGATGACGGTCATGATCGGCGGCATGGCGCACATCGCTGGCTCGGTGATGGCGGCCTATGTCGGCCTGCTCGGCGGCGAGGACAAGGACCAGCAGCTGTTCTTCGCGACCCACCTGCTGACCGCCAGCATCATGGCGGCACCGGCGACGCTGATGATCGCCAAGATCCTGATGCCCGAGACGCAGGAGCCGCTGACCCGCGGCACCGTCAAGCTGGACGTCGAGAAGACCACCGCCAACGTGATCGATGCGGCGGCCACCGGTGCCGCCGACGGCCTGCGGCTCGCGCTCAACGTCGGCGCGATGCTGCTCGCGTTCATCGCGCTGATCGCGCTGCTGAACGCGCCGTTCCAGTGGCTGGGCGCCCACGGCTGGGGCGACGGCGGCTCGATCAATGCCTGGCTGACGGCGCAGGCCGGCCGCGAGGTGGAGCTGTCGCTGCAGACGCTGTTCGGCTGGATCCTCGCGCCGCTCGCCTGGCTGATCGGGGTGCCGTGGCAGGATGCCACCCTGGTCGGCAGCTTCATCGGCCAGAAGGTCGTCATCAACGAGTTCGTCGCCTACGTGGACATGGCCCGGCACCTGCCGGAGATGACCGAGCAGGGACGCCTGGTGGCGACCTATGCGCTGTGCGGCTTCGCGAACTTCTCGTCGATCGCGATCCAGATCGGCGGCATCGGCGGCCTGGCGCCGAACCGGCGCACGGACCTGGCGCGTTTCGGCCTGAAGGCCGTGCTCGGCGGTTCGCTGGCGACCTTCATGACCGCGACGATCGCCGGCGTGCTCAGCCACCTCTGA